In Mustelus asterias chromosome 20, sMusAst1.hap1.1, whole genome shotgun sequence, a single genomic region encodes these proteins:
- the LOC144508681 gene encoding RNA-binding protein 12-like isoform X1: protein MAVVIRLQGLPIVAGTMDIRHFFSGLTIPDGGVHIVGGELGEAFIVFSTDEDARLGMMRGGGTIKGAKVSLLLSSKTEMQNMIELSRRRFETGNVDMPPGGSSRPGPTSNTGMSGRGNLPTTMPNLSTPTMVTTTSSLHEGMGNKNVPTFSAASMGSTPSSLNPTFSSPGFSMGSTIASTMPPLNTMNSVPPLPPLPPLPTMPSLPPMPSIPPIGILPPVPPLPPIAPLAPIPPMPPLPPMPSLPPMPINAGSNLPLGSSAPSGMNGSGSALGMGNSLSSMYMGPMGTLNPLHPLNSHSSINKGPPPINPDDLYVHVYGMPYTAMESDVREFFHGLRVDAVHMMKDHLGRNNRDAMVKFYSPSDTFEALKRHGKMMMGQRFANVFPSTERQWMNTTVGFNPPKTMGPPPTIGHFGQNLPPFHTSRSESPSRHERSRSRSPHEKEFCVYLKGLPYEAENKHIMEFFNKLELIEDSIYIAYGPNGRATGEGFVEFKTPTDYQAALCRHKQYMGSRFIQVHPITKKAMLEKLEIIQKRTHNFVQNEQKREITVKTEEMSGSPKLCGHIWNIPYNVTKSDVFQFLEGIGLAENGVQILVDSNGQGLGQALVQFLNEEEAQKAERLHRKKLNGRNAFLQLITLEQKKDMETNPPFQTKGQKNPNLDPPFLPCIGGDGIFSPGGSSGNLNGPIPPFNPVSTFSGSSNIFGPGPAPGTGVSVSIGDGPVGGPVFGSSSVSSFPGPGTEPSFGGGPLNTSSPTVVKVQNLPFKVSVDEILDFFYGYRVIPDSVCLQFNEQGMPTGEAMVAFESCDEAMSAVVDLSDRPMGSRKVKLVLG, encoded by the coding sequence ATGGCCGTGGTCATCCGCTTGCAGGGTCTCCCCATTGTGGCGGGGACCATGGATATCCGCCACTTCTTCTCTGGATTAACCATTCCTGATGGTGGTGTGCATATTGTAGGTGGTGAACTTGGTGAGGCTTTCATCGTTTTCTCCACAGATGAAGATGCGCGGCTTGGTATGATGCGAGGTGGGGGCACAATTAAAGGAGCCAAAGTCTCGCTGCTACTGAGTAGTAAAACTGAAATGCAGAATATGATTGAGCTTAGCCGCAGGCGTTTTGAAACTGGTAATGTGGATATGCCGCCAGGGGGCTCGAGCAGGCCAGGGCCAACTAGTAATACTGGGATGAGTGGGAGGGGTAATTTACCCACTACCATGCCTAACTTAAGCACTCCCACTATGGTTACTACAACTTCCTCCTTACATGAAGGCATGGGGAATAAAAATGTGCCCACATTTTCTGCTGCCAGCATGGGAAGTACACCCTCTAGCCTCAATCCTACTTTCAGCAGCCCTGGGTTTAGCATGGGTTCAACTATAGCCAGCACTATGCCGCCATTGAATACAATGAACTCTGTACCACCTTTGCCACCACTTCCTCCTTTACCTACAATGCCATCACTGCCACCTATGCCTTCAATTCCTCCAATTGGTATTTTGCCACCAGTGCCTCCCCTTCCTCCAATAGCACCTCTTGCTCCCATTCCCCCCATGCCACCTCTACCTCCAATGCCAAGCTTACCGCCCATGCCTATAAATGCAGGAAGTAATCTTCCTCTGGGAAGCTCTGCGCCCAGTGGAATGAATGGTTCTGGGTCTGCATTGGGTATGGGTAATAGCCTAAGCTCCATGTACATGGGTCCCATGGGTACGTTGAATCCATTGCACCCCCTGAATTCCCATAGTTCAATAAATAAAGGACCACCACCGATTAATCCCGATGATCTCTATGTCCATGTTTATGGGATGCCATATACTGCAATGGAATCGGATGTAAGGGAATTTTTTCATGGACTTCGAGTTGATGCAGTGCACATGATGAAAGATCATTTGGGTCGCAATAACAGAGATGCAATGGTGAAATTTTATAGTCCCTCGGACACTTTTGAAGCTCTGAAAAGACATGGGAAAATGATGATGGGACAGAGATTTGCCAATGTGTTCCCTTCAACAGAGAGACAATGGATGAATACTACAGTTGGCTTTAACCCACCCAAAACCATGGGCCCCCCACCCACCATTGGGCATTTTGGACAAAATCTACCTCCATTTCATACATCGAGGTCTGAATCTCCAAGTAGACATGAACGATCGCGATCACGCTCCCCTCATGAGAAGGAATTCTGTGTGTATTTGAAAGGATTACCATACGAGGCTGAAAATAAGCACATAATGGAATTCTTCAATAAACTGGAACTCATAGAAGACAGCATCTACATAGCCTATGGACCAAATGGAAGAGCAACAGGTGAAGGCTTTGTGGAATTTAAAACTCCCACTGATTACCAAGCAGCATTGTGTCGCCACAAGCAATACATGGGCAGTCGTTTCATCCAGGTTCACCCAATCACTAAAAAAGCCATGTTAGAGAAGCTAGAAATTATTCAGAAGCGAACACACAACTTTGTGCAAAATGAGCAGAAGAGAGAAATAACAGTGAAAACTGAGGAAATGTCTGGTTCACCAAAACTTTGTGGTCATATATGGAATATCCCTTATAATGTGACAAAAAGTGACGTGTTccagtttttggaaggtattggACTAGCAGAAAACGGGGTCCAGATTCTTGTTGACTCTAATGGTCAAGGGCTGGGACAGGCACTGGTGCAATTCCTAAATGAAGAGGAGGCACAGAAGGCTGAGCGACTGCATCGCAAGAAATTAAATGGACGCAATGCATTTCTACAACTAATTACTCTTGAGCAAAAGAAAGACATGGAGACTAATCCACCATTTCAAACCAAAGGTCAAAAGAATCCAAACCTTGATCCTCCTTTCCTCCCGTGCATTGGAGGTGATGGTATATTTTCTCCAGGTGGCAGTTCAGGTAACCTTAATGGCCCAATACCACCATTCAACCCTGTTAGTACCTTTAGTGGATCAAGTAATATATTTGGGCCAGGACCAGCTCCTGGAACAGGGGTTAGTGTCAGTATTGGTGATGGGCCAGTTGGAGGGCCTGTTTTTGGAAGCAGCAGTGTCAGTAGTTTTCCAGGACCAGGGACTGAGCCAAGCTTTGGAGGTGGTCCTTTAAATACCAGCAGCCCAACAGTGGTTAAAGTACAGAATTTACCCTTCAAAGTATCTGTGGATGAAATTTTGGATTTTTTTTATGGCTACCGTGTGATTCCCGACTCTGTGTGCCTGCAGTTCAATGAACAAGGCATGCCTACAGGTGAAGCAATGGTTGCTTTTGAGTCTTGCGATGAAGCAATGTCAGCTGTTGTTGACCTCAGTGATAGACCAATGGGATCAAGAAAAGTGAAGCTCGTCTTGGGATAA